A part of Methanomassiliicoccales archaeon genomic DNA contains:
- a CDS encoding phosphoribosyltransferase, with product MTDMTEIESFRCKIVTFEEISKWTLDVSRQVGDSGYSPTVIIGLTRGGWVPARLLCDHLQVKKLYAVKTEHWGVTANQNGKALLTQELNASIENENVLIVDDITDTGESLELATSHVRAMGPKEIKTCTLLHITHSRTEPDFYSVKVPKEVWTWFIFPWNLHEDMRTLLPKTLYQGRTEQEIVTAFKDQFQIDISEDLARTTLKDLEAIGKVKRTGRYWVKT from the coding sequence ATGACCGATATGACCGAGATCGAGAGCTTTAGGTGCAAGATAGTTACGTTCGAGGAGATATCAAAGTGGACGCTCGATGTTTCCAGGCAGGTCGGGGACAGCGGGTATAGCCCTACGGTCATCATTGGCCTCACCCGAGGGGGATGGGTCCCGGCAAGATTGCTCTGCGACCACCTCCAGGTAAAGAAGCTCTACGCAGTGAAGACCGAGCATTGGGGCGTCACAGCGAACCAGAATGGAAAAGCTCTATTGACACAGGAGCTCAATGCGAGCATAGAGAACGAGAACGTCCTGATAGTGGATGACATCACTGACACTGGGGAGAGCTTGGAACTGGCCACATCCCACGTCAGGGCGATGGGGCCTAAGGAGATCAAGACCTGCACCTTGTTGCACATCACGCATTCAAGGACCGAGCCAGATTTTTATTCCGTAAAGGTACCTAAGGAGGTATGGACATGGTTCATCTTCCCATGGAACCTCCATGAGGACATGAGGACCCTCCTCCCGAAGACATTGTATCAGGGAAGGACCGAACAAGAGATAGTGACGGCCTTCAAAGACCAATTCCAAATAGACATATCGGAGGATCTGGCGAGGACGACATTGAAGGACCTAGAGGCCATCGGCAAGGTCAAAAGGACCGGAAGATATTGGGTGAAGACCTGA
- a CDS encoding 50S ribosomal protein L15, with protein MVSRTNKFRGTRTHGRGKKSGRGAGKHGGTGNAGLHKHKSMHMLKYMPDHFGRHGFKRPQKVVSAKITMNVSDLQENLESMMRDGFAVKEGGTIKVDLVKMGVDKLLGSGQITVAVDVTVAEFTETAKQKVEESGGHILQPQ; from the coding sequence ATGGTTAGCAGGACCAACAAGTTCAGGGGCACCAGGACCCACGGGCGCGGCAAGAAGAGCGGGCGTGGCGCAGGCAAGCATGGGGGTACCGGCAACGCCGGTCTGCACAAGCACAAGTCCATGCACATGCTGAAGTACATGCCAGACCACTTTGGCCGCCATGGGTTCAAGCGCCCGCAGAAGGTCGTCTCCGCGAAGATAACGATGAACGTCAGCGACCTGCAGGAGAACCTTGAGTCGATGATGAGGGATGGTTTCGCCGTCAAAGAGGGGGGGACCATAAAGGTCGACCTGGTCAAGATGGGCGTCGACAAGCTCCTCGGCTCGGGGCAGATCACTGTCGCGGTCGACGTGACGGTCGCAGAGTTCACAGAGACGGCCAAACAGAAGGTTGAAGAATCAGGCGGGCATATCCTCCAGCCACAGTAA
- a CDS encoding purine phosphoribosyltransferase family protein, with product MMKLLASLESSPVIKRGDYDYFVHPVTDGIPRMPSEILEEIVEGFMRIGDLNCDVIVGPEAMGIPLAAALSLRTKIPYNVVRKRRYGLPGETVVQQSTGYSKGEMYVNGLSRGERVVLVDDVVSTGGTIAGIIRTFRSMGVEVVDVLVAIEKGAGRATVERELGIKIKTLVKIEVKDGRVRIIT from the coding sequence ATGATGAAGCTATTGGCTAGCCTCGAGTCATCACCTGTCATCAAGAGAGGCGACTATGATTACTTTGTACATCCCGTGACCGATGGTATCCCAAGGATGCCATCAGAGATCCTGGAAGAGATAGTCGAAGGATTCATGAGGATAGGCGACCTGAACTGTGACGTCATCGTCGGACCTGAGGCGATGGGCATACCTCTGGCCGCTGCACTCTCGTTAAGAACGAAGATACCGTATAATGTTGTGCGGAAAAGGAGGTATGGTCTACCAGGTGAGACGGTCGTCCAGCAGTCCACAGGTTATTCGAAGGGAGAGATGTACGTCAATGGCCTTTCAAGAGGTGAAAGGGTCGTCCTGGTCGACGATGTGGTTTCGACCGGCGGCACGATTGCTGGCATAATCAGGACCTTCAGGTCGATGGGCGTAGAGGTCGTAGATGTGCTGGTCGCCATTGAGAAAGGTGCTGGAAGGGCGACGGTCGAGCGTGAGCTGGGGATCAAAATAAAGACGCTCGTCAAGATCGAGGTCAAGGATGGGAGGGTCCGCATCATTACTTGA
- a CDS encoding 50S ribosomal protein L18, with the protein MATGPRYKVPFRRRREGRTDYRQRARLLRARVPRAVVRISLRNVSVQIVDYDPKGDRVLATAHSRELVEKGWDKACGNLPAAYLTGYLAGKRAKEKGIDEAVLDIGLKVPANGSGVFAALKGLLDAGVEIPHGEEVIPSKDRLMGKHIGDDVEKLVNDVKNRMEAD; encoded by the coding sequence ATGGCAACCGGACCGAGATATAAAGTTCCGTTCAGGCGCCGCAGGGAAGGCAGGACGGACTACAGGCAGAGGGCAAGGCTGCTCCGTGCACGTGTGCCAAGGGCGGTGGTGCGCATCAGCCTGAGGAACGTCAGCGTTCAGATAGTCGATTATGACCCGAAGGGGGACAGGGTCCTGGCCACCGCCCACTCTCGCGAGCTCGTCGAGAAGGGATGGGACAAGGCCTGTGGGAACCTGCCAGCAGCATACCTCACCGGATACCTGGCCGGGAAGAGGGCCAAGGAGAAGGGCATAGACGAGGCCGTCCTTGATATAGGGCTCAAGGTGCCCGCGAACGGGTCGGGCGTCTTCGCGGCCCTGAAGGGGTTGCTCGATGCGGGCGTCGAGATACCGCATGGGGAAGAAGTGATCCCCTCAAAGGACAGGCTCATGGGAAAACACATCGGAGACGATGTGGAGAAACTCGTTAATGACGTTAAGAACCGCATGGAGGCTGACTAA
- the ade gene encoding adenine deaminase yields MERSIEGNLVDVVNGKIFPARVRFSDGKVTKIDTLDEAPGVYILPGFIDAHIHIESSQLCPSRFAEEAVAHGTTSVVCDPHEIANVLGMEGVMYMVEDAKGVPLRIYFTAPSCVPATKFETSGSRLGVDEVEKLLAMKEFVGLGEVMDYKGVLAKEPELLGKIKAAKFFWKQVDGHCPGLTGRELVDYIGAGITSDHECITSDEAEEKFHMGMWIMAREGSGHKNLRALLPFVKSNECFLVSDDLQAVDLAEGHLDMLLRKAVLMGVDPMHAIRAVTAWPSWHYFLPSGVIGPGKNADIVVVQDLRLFKVLEVYIGGELVARDGKALFEARPRKMDRRTRELSIRPEDLAIRCEGRWAEVRVIKAEKNEIESSGTIRKVPVIDGRINADLDQDVLHLAVVNRYMDAPPALGFVTGFRLRRGAAASTVSHDSHNIIAVGAELGSMAKAINMASSYGGYHVVDGDKATSLVLDIAGLMSTAPCSKVIEDERRTIEALREMGCDLPSPFATLSFLSLLVVPELKLSDKGLFDTRSQRFVDVVVKVEK; encoded by the coding sequence ATGGAACGATCGATTGAAGGGAATCTGGTGGACGTGGTCAACGGCAAGATATTCCCTGCCCGGGTCAGGTTCTCAGATGGAAAGGTCACTAAGATCGACACGTTGGATGAGGCACCAGGCGTCTATATCCTTCCCGGTTTCATAGATGCCCACATCCATATCGAATCATCACAGCTCTGCCCATCTAGGTTTGCGGAGGAGGCCGTCGCGCATGGCACCACGAGCGTGGTCTGCGACCCCCACGAGATCGCGAACGTCCTTGGCATGGAAGGGGTGATGTATATGGTCGAGGATGCGAAGGGCGTCCCCCTCAGGATATATTTCACCGCCCCTTCCTGCGTTCCTGCGACCAAGTTCGAGACGTCAGGGTCCAGGTTGGGCGTTGACGAGGTCGAGAAGCTATTGGCGATGAAGGAGTTCGTCGGTCTCGGGGAGGTCATGGACTATAAGGGCGTGTTGGCGAAGGAGCCTGAGCTCCTAGGGAAGATCAAGGCCGCAAAGTTTTTTTGGAAACAGGTCGACGGGCACTGTCCCGGCCTGACCGGAAGAGAACTGGTCGACTATATAGGTGCAGGCATAACCAGCGACCATGAATGTATCACATCGGACGAGGCCGAGGAGAAGTTCCATATGGGCATGTGGATAATGGCCAGGGAGGGAAGCGGCCATAAGAATCTCCGGGCCTTGCTTCCCTTCGTAAAATCCAACGAATGTTTCCTTGTGTCCGACGACCTTCAGGCGGTCGACCTGGCCGAGGGCCATTTGGATATGTTGTTGAGGAAAGCGGTCCTGATGGGGGTGGACCCCATGCATGCGATAAGGGCTGTGACGGCCTGGCCATCTTGGCATTATTTTCTCCCTTCTGGCGTTATCGGTCCAGGAAAGAACGCTGATATCGTTGTCGTCCAAGACCTTCGCCTCTTCAAGGTCTTGGAGGTCTATATCGGAGGCGAGCTCGTAGCGAGGGATGGAAAAGCCCTGTTCGAGGCGAGGCCAAGGAAGATGGACCGAAGGACCAGAGAGCTCAGCATCAGGCCAGAGGACCTTGCGATCAGATGCGAAGGAAGATGGGCGGAGGTCAGGGTCATCAAGGCCGAGAAGAACGAGATCGAATCCTCGGGGACCATAAGAAAGGTCCCGGTCATCGATGGGAGGATCAATGCCGACCTTGACCAGGACGTCCTTCATCTCGCCGTTGTCAATAGGTACATGGATGCACCACCAGCGTTGGGCTTCGTCACCGGATTTCGATTAAGGAGAGGAGCCGCCGCTTCGACCGTTTCGCACGATTCTCACAACATCATAGCGGTCGGAGCAGAACTGGGGAGCATGGCAAAGGCCATCAATATGGCATCAAGTTATGGGGGCTATCATGTCGTGGACGGAGACAAAGCAACCTCTCTCGTTCTGGACATCGCAGGCCTGATGTCGACAGCGCCCTGCTCCAAGGTCATCGAGGACGAACGAAGGACGATCGAGGCATTGAGAGAGATGGGATGCGACCTCCCTTCTCCCTTCGCCACCCTTTCGTTCCTGAGCCTGTTGGTGGTCCCGGAGCTCAAATTGAGCGACAAAGGACTGTTCGACACCCGGTCCCAAAGATTTGTCGATGTGGTCGTTAAGGTTGAAAAGTGA
- a CDS encoding tripartite tricarboxylate transporter permease, producing MIINLALVGAALGAFTGVAPGIHVNTLAQLVLLLSPVLLGCISVALAAVGLDASIAPMLLACMLVSAAIVHSFLDFIPSALFGAPEEQESLSALPAHKLLLSGRSMEAITCAASGSLTGALVAILISVPLVLTFSTFPYLAGRIDPFIPGLLLCTAVLLIVTQPKGDGAEWSILVHRCDDATIDIRRPIPVDGQQVTVTGHVVRDGPFSKRILVKGNSWRLQGRTKVEGMVTVHGVWKVRRRRWVPMAHAFFCFMLSGAIGVVAMDGRPPGSDLFAGLDGNLLFPMLTGLFAMPALIVSSSASKVPLQDLDSFQMADRRSSFKGVWAGLFSAWVPGVTATAGTVLGELLGNGRMVQEDADIRFISMTASIGTAATVFGIVAMTATGSGGTGVLIAVGEIAPMGRPSSLDMPTALLLAALVASLVGYELTIFSGRRLAARISGTDASRSSKAIILFELILIGAFTGLPGLIMLAASTLVGMVPPAVGVSRVSMTGCLILPLLLSYFHLSHQVLYLLGGL from the coding sequence ATGATCATCAATCTCGCCCTCGTTGGTGCGGCACTGGGGGCTTTCACAGGGGTGGCTCCAGGCATACATGTCAATACATTGGCCCAGTTGGTGTTACTGTTATCACCTGTCCTCTTAGGCTGCATCTCCGTCGCGCTCGCTGCGGTCGGTCTGGACGCCAGCATCGCCCCTATGCTTTTGGCCTGCATGCTCGTCTCGGCGGCGATCGTCCATAGTTTCCTTGATTTCATCCCGTCCGCGCTATTCGGGGCGCCTGAGGAACAAGAGTCCCTATCCGCGCTTCCAGCTCACAAACTCCTCCTTTCAGGTAGGTCGATGGAGGCGATCACCTGTGCAGCCTCTGGCTCCTTGACAGGAGCATTGGTGGCCATCTTGATCAGCGTACCCCTTGTTCTAACATTTAGCACATTCCCTTATTTGGCGGGGCGCATCGACCCATTCATCCCTGGCCTTCTCCTTTGCACAGCGGTCCTGCTCATCGTCACCCAACCGAAAGGCGATGGCGCTGAATGGTCCATCCTTGTACATAGGTGTGATGATGCCACGATTGACATCAGGAGGCCCATACCGGTCGACGGCCAGCAGGTGACGGTCACCGGACATGTCGTGCGGGACGGGCCTTTTTCAAAGAGGATCTTGGTCAAGGGCAACTCATGGAGGCTTCAGGGGAGGACCAAGGTCGAAGGGATGGTCACCGTCCACGGTGTATGGAAGGTCCGAAGAAGGAGATGGGTACCGATGGCCCACGCCTTTTTTTGCTTCATGCTCTCTGGTGCTATAGGGGTGGTGGCGATGGACGGAAGACCTCCAGGGTCCGATCTCTTTGCCGGACTCGATGGCAATCTTCTGTTTCCTATGTTGACAGGCCTCTTCGCCATGCCTGCACTGATCGTTTCCTCTTCGGCCTCCAAAGTCCCCCTACAGGACCTCGATTCCTTCCAGATGGCGGACCGCAGATCCTCTTTTAAAGGCGTATGGGCAGGTCTATTTTCGGCCTGGGTGCCAGGGGTGACCGCTACCGCAGGTACGGTCCTCGGGGAGCTGCTGGGCAACGGAAGAATGGTCCAGGAAGATGCTGACATCAGGTTCATCTCGATGACGGCATCCATCGGGACGGCGGCCACCGTGTTCGGCATAGTGGCCATGACAGCGACAGGAAGCGGCGGCACTGGGGTGCTTATCGCTGTCGGGGAGATCGCCCCGATGGGACGGCCCAGCTCGCTGGACATGCCCACGGCGCTCCTTCTGGCAGCCCTGGTCGCTTCATTGGTCGGATATGAACTGACCATCTTCAGCGGCAGGAGGCTGGCCGCCAGGATATCAGGTACGGACGCCTCAAGGTCTTCCAAGGCCATCATTCTCTTCGAGCTCATCTTGATCGGGGCCTTCACAGGGCTCCCTGGCCTCATTATGCTGGCGGCGTCAACGTTGGTAGGTATGGTCCCACCAGCTGTAGGAGTCAGCAGGGTCAGCATGACGGGATGCCTTATCCTCCCCTTGCTGCTCTCCTATTTTCATCTCTCCCATCAGGTGCTCTATCTTCTAGGGGGCTTATGA
- a CDS encoding 30S ribosomal protein S5, protein MDWVPKTRLGRMVLNGEVTSMSQALATKLPLREPEIVDILLPDLKDEVIDVNIVQRMTDSGRRVKFRITVVVGNGDGFVGIGRAKGKEVGPSIRKAIDNAKLHMIEIKRGCGSWECGCGTPHSVPFEVTGKAGSVEVTLKPAPRGVSLAVGDVAKSILTLAGIKDSWGYVGGHTKTTVNYAYATFNALKATSEFRVTEEQERRLKIVSGPVMVHIAEQVPADVKKEE, encoded by the coding sequence ATGGATTGGGTCCCGAAGACGAGATTGGGCAGGATGGTCCTCAATGGAGAGGTCACCTCGATGAGCCAGGCCCTGGCAACAAAGCTCCCCCTCAGGGAGCCTGAGATCGTGGACATCCTCCTGCCGGACCTCAAGGACGAGGTCATAGACGTCAACATCGTCCAGCGCATGACCGATTCTGGAAGGAGGGTCAAGTTCCGTATCACCGTGGTCGTCGGCAACGGCGACGGGTTCGTAGGGATCGGAAGGGCGAAAGGCAAGGAGGTCGGTCCCTCCATAAGGAAGGCGATCGATAATGCGAAGCTGCATATGATCGAGATCAAGCGTGGCTGCGGCTCCTGGGAATGTGGGTGCGGCACACCGCACTCAGTGCCCTTCGAGGTCACTGGCAAGGCAGGCAGCGTCGAGGTCACATTGAAACCGGCCCCGCGCGGTGTGTCCCTTGCGGTAGGGGATGTCGCAAAGAGCATCCTGACCCTTGCAGGCATAAAGGACAGCTGGGGATACGTCGGAGGCCACACGAAGACCACGGTCAACTACGCCTACGCCACGTTCAATGCCCTGAAGGCGACGTCAGAGTTCCGGGTCACCGAAGAGCAGGAGCGCAGGCTCAAGATCGTGTCAGGACCGGTGATGGTCCACATCGCGGAACAGGTACCTGCGGACGTTAAGAAGGAGGAGTGA
- a CDS encoding DUF106 domain-containing protein has product MADKVPASQVPPVNPPKPNSSTFMTIFMLGLALIVLLDNDLRSALGGAVGFVFQPIIGFGYDYPILTLVLAGLIMTSLTTALRPLFTDYVKQAESQKIVGAYNKELRQARKENNMYKIKKLLELQPKIMEKSLEQTKSQFKLMPISMLIIIPIFAWLAVFVGDLESSKFAVPWSDSADFHQTYVLPAWILVYSCVTIPFGQVLARSMRYYSFKKRLKELAAQGK; this is encoded by the coding sequence ATGGCAGATAAGGTGCCCGCGTCACAGGTCCCACCGGTCAACCCGCCCAAGCCCAACAGCTCCACCTTCATGACCATCTTCATGTTGGGGCTGGCATTGATCGTGCTTCTTGATAATGATCTGAGGTCCGCGCTTGGAGGGGCGGTAGGGTTCGTGTTCCAGCCGATCATCGGGTTCGGATATGATTATCCTATCCTGACCCTGGTCCTTGCAGGCCTTATCATGACCTCCCTTACCACGGCATTGCGGCCTCTGTTCACGGACTATGTGAAGCAGGCTGAGAGCCAAAAGATCGTGGGGGCTTATAACAAGGAGCTGCGCCAGGCCCGGAAAGAGAACAACATGTACAAGATAAAGAAGCTGCTGGAGCTTCAGCCCAAGATCATGGAGAAGTCCTTGGAGCAGACGAAGAGCCAGTTCAAGCTGATGCCCATCAGCATGTTGATCATCATACCGATCTTCGCTTGGCTTGCCGTGTTCGTGGGGGACCTGGAGTCCTCCAAGTTCGCGGTCCCATGGTCCGACAGCGCGGACTTCCATCAGACCTATGTCCTACCGGCATGGATACTGGTCTACTCCTGCGTGACGATACCTTTCGGACAGGTCCTGGCAAGATCGATGAGATATTACTCGTTCAAGAAGCGCTTGAAGGAGCTGGCGGCGCAGGGAAAATGA
- a CDS encoding ABC transporter permease has translation MDNISWRSLAVWRRNRDVFLRTWKTNFLPSFLEPVLYLLAMGMGFGVLISSDLRFHDMEVGYIEFLAPGLIAISIMYGAFFECTYGSFVRMHYQKTFDAMIATPLSIEDVIVGEMLWGATKSFLNASIVLLVISLFGLASLPGLLLVPLVAFLGGLMFASIAMLFTSVTPNMDSFNWPFFLLITPMFLFSGTFFPLYVLPGWAEAVALTLPLTHVSILVRDLCFNHIDIMDGAALLYISVLTTLTFFSSIHLMKRRLIK, from the coding sequence ATGGACAACATCAGCTGGAGGTCGCTCGCGGTCTGGAGAAGGAACAGGGATGTATTCCTCAGGACCTGGAAGACGAACTTCCTGCCATCCTTCCTCGAACCTGTGCTCTATCTCCTCGCCATGGGCATGGGCTTTGGCGTCCTTATCAGCTCCGACCTAAGGTTCCACGATATGGAGGTGGGGTATATTGAGTTCCTAGCTCCAGGCCTCATTGCCATCTCGATCATGTACGGGGCCTTTTTCGAGTGCACATATGGATCTTTCGTGAGGATGCATTATCAGAAGACGTTCGATGCTATGATAGCGACCCCCCTTTCGATAGAGGATGTCATCGTTGGCGAGATGCTTTGGGGTGCGACCAAGAGCTTCCTGAACGCGAGCATAGTCCTTCTTGTCATATCCCTGTTCGGCCTCGCAAGCCTTCCTGGGCTTCTCCTTGTCCCTTTGGTTGCATTCCTGGGTGGGCTGATGTTCGCATCTATCGCCATGCTGTTCACTTCTGTTACGCCGAACATGGACTCGTTCAACTGGCCTTTCTTCCTATTGATCACCCCTATGTTCCTGTTCAGCGGGACCTTCTTCCCATTGTATGTGCTCCCCGGATGGGCCGAGGCTGTTGCCCTGACATTGCCACTTACACATGTATCTATACTTGTCAGGGACCTGTGCTTCAATCATATTGACATCATGGATGGAGCGGCGTTGCTTTATATCTCAGTACTTACGACACTGACGTTCTTCTCTTCGATCCATCTGATGAAGAGGAGGCTCATCAAGTAA
- a CDS encoding 50S ribosomal protein L30 yields MAYAIIRVRGHSGVNQDIEDTMQLLKLNRINHCVVLPETDSIKGMLQKTKDYVTWGEISDETLAKMIKFRGRLIGDRPIDDEVVKAGSKYTSIISFAKAVNRGEVRYSELKDVKPIFRLTPPRKGYEGNKRSFQNGGALGYRGEKINDLIQRMM; encoded by the coding sequence ATGGCATACGCGATAATTAGGGTAAGGGGGCACTCCGGTGTCAACCAGGATATCGAGGACACGATGCAGCTGCTGAAGCTAAACCGCATCAACCATTGTGTCGTCCTCCCTGAGACCGACTCGATAAAGGGAATGCTCCAGAAGACCAAGGACTATGTCACCTGGGGGGAGATCTCGGACGAGACCCTCGCCAAGATGATCAAGTTCAGGGGCAGGCTCATCGGCGACAGGCCGATCGATGATGAGGTCGTGAAGGCAGGGAGCAAGTACACCTCGATCATCTCTTTCGCCAAAGCGGTGAACAGAGGAGAGGTGAGGTATTCGGAGCTGAAGGACGTGAAGCCTATCTTCAGGCTCACTCCGCCCCGCAAAGGATATGAGGGGAACAAGAGGTCCTTCCAGAACGGCGGGGCCCTTGGATACCGAGGCGAGAAGATAAACGACCTCATCCAGAGGATGATGTGA
- the secY gene encoding preprotein translocase subunit SecY, which produces MAEERKSRLYKLKPFTDRLPAVKKPEGHVHFRTKMLWVIAILVLYFVMTNVYLYGLDQGETIDLFAQYRAILAGASGSLMQLGIGPIVTASIIMQLFVGAQIIKLDLTNKEDKAVYQSTQKFLVIVMILVEAVPQVFGYLVPSDTFVNGMNGLVGSDGWFDGLALARIIIIAQLFAGSYIVFLMDEVVSKWGIGSGISLFIAAGVAQALVTGTINWEPTDPTKDVSTSNLPAGAIPKTLYIIQNTSSAGLVNGGYEQILFQPPNPIVALVGTIAIFMFVAWIESVRIELPLAHGTARGARGRYPIKLIYASNIPVILMAALLANVQMITLLLYTNDSLKNIPLIGGNWMLGYYPPGTNTPEAGLAWYVSSPQGLYSWLLPIINPDSYGYLAADHGSIQIIVRVIVFFSVMVIGSILFAKFWIMTTNMGPEQVARQIESSGLQIPGFRRDPRVLKRVLERYIPIVTVISGFTVGALSAGADLIGTVGNASGTGVLLAVGIMIQLYEAIGREQMMEMHPVLRGFFGGE; this is translated from the coding sequence ATGGCGGAAGAGAGGAAGAGCAGGCTCTATAAGCTTAAACCGTTCACCGACAGGCTCCCGGCCGTCAAAAAGCCGGAGGGCCACGTCCACTTCAGGACCAAGATGCTGTGGGTCATCGCCATACTCGTCCTGTACTTCGTGATGACCAATGTGTATCTTTACGGGCTCGACCAAGGAGAGACGATCGACCTGTTCGCACAATACCGTGCGATATTGGCAGGGGCGTCAGGTTCGCTGATGCAGCTTGGCATCGGCCCGATCGTCACCGCGTCCATCATCATGCAGCTGTTCGTGGGGGCCCAGATAATCAAGCTGGACCTGACGAACAAGGAGGACAAGGCGGTATACCAGTCCACACAGAAGTTCCTTGTCATCGTGATGATATTGGTCGAAGCTGTACCACAGGTGTTCGGTTACCTTGTGCCTTCCGATACTTTCGTCAATGGGATGAACGGCCTCGTCGGAAGTGACGGGTGGTTCGACGGCCTTGCCCTGGCGAGGATCATAATCATCGCACAGCTCTTCGCTGGCTCCTACATAGTGTTCCTGATGGACGAGGTCGTGTCCAAATGGGGCATCGGGAGCGGGATATCGCTCTTCATTGCAGCGGGGGTCGCACAGGCATTGGTCACAGGTACCATCAATTGGGAACCGACCGACCCCACCAAAGATGTGAGCACTTCCAACCTTCCCGCCGGAGCGATACCTAAAACCCTTTACATCATCCAGAACACGTCCTCGGCAGGCCTGGTCAACGGGGGCTATGAGCAGATCTTGTTCCAGCCTCCGAACCCGATCGTGGCCTTGGTGGGGACGATAGCCATATTCATGTTCGTTGCTTGGATCGAGTCCGTCAGGATCGAGCTGCCGCTGGCCCATGGGACCGCCAGAGGTGCCAGGGGCAGATACCCGATCAAGCTCATCTACGCATCCAACATCCCGGTCATCTTGATGGCGGCCCTACTGGCCAATGTCCAGATGATAACACTTTTGCTCTATACGAACGACTCCCTGAAGAACATACCTCTGATAGGGGGCAATTGGATGCTAGGATATTACCCGCCTGGCACAAACACCCCGGAGGCGGGACTGGCATGGTATGTCTCCTCCCCCCAGGGATTGTACAGCTGGTTATTGCCGATCATAAATCCAGATTCCTATGGGTATCTCGCTGCGGACCATGGTTCCATCCAGATCATCGTGAGGGTAATAGTGTTCTTCAGCGTGATGGTGATAGGTTCCATACTCTTCGCAAAGTTCTGGATCATGACCACCAACATGGGCCCTGAACAGGTCGCAAGACAGATCGAGTCGTCCGGACTGCAGATACCTGGCTTCAGACGGGACCCGAGGGTGCTCAAGAGGGTGCTCGAGAGATATATCCCGATCGTAACCGTGATAAGCGGGTTCACCGTCGGCGCCCTTTCAGCGGGCGCGGACCTCATAGGGACCGTAGGGAACGCTTCAGGCACTGGTGTGCTTCTAGCGGTAGGCATCATGATACAACTTTACGAGGCCATTGGACGAGAACAGATGATGGAGATGCATCCTGTTCTGCGCGGTTTCTTCGGAGGCGAGTGA
- a CDS encoding ATP-binding cassette domain-containing protein: MSDVIKARGLVKRFDDFLAVDNIDLDVISGECFGFLGPNGAGKSTTMKMIHCASPITSGELRVLGMDVKKMPREIKAAIGVAPQDNNLDPDFTVHKNLTVYARYFNIDKRSASYKADELLEFMQLIEKRDVNVQHLSGGMKRRLIIARALMNDPKVLILDEPTTGLDPQARHLIWERIRELKKKGVTVLLTTHYMDEAEKLCDRLVIMDKGRIVAEGAPSKLIADEVGSEVVEIDEPNDDMERFVIERGWDHERTADRLLIYANCCEDIASQVKERFGPVTITIRRATLEDVFLRLTGRGLVD; the protein is encoded by the coding sequence ATGAGCGACGTAATAAAGGCTAGGGGTCTTGTCAAACGATTTGATGATTTCCTGGCGGTCGACAATATTGATCTCGATGTAATAAGTGGGGAGTGTTTCGGATTCCTAGGCCCCAATGGTGCAGGCAAGAGCACGACGATGAAGATGATCCATTGCGCCTCGCCAATCACATCAGGTGAGCTCAGGGTGCTTGGCATGGATGTTAAAAAGATGCCCCGCGAGATCAAGGCGGCGATAGGCGTCGCGCCTCAGGACAACAATCTCGACCCCGACTTCACAGTACATAAGAACCTGACCGTCTATGCCAGATACTTCAATATTGACAAGCGTTCGGCGTCGTACAAGGCAGATGAGCTGCTTGAGTTCATGCAGCTCATTGAAAAGCGCGATGTCAACGTCCAGCATTTATCTGGAGGGATGAAAAGGAGGCTCATCATAGCAAGGGCCTTGATGAACGACCCAAAGGTCCTCATACTGGACGAGCCCACCACAGGCCTGGACCCTCAGGCAAGGCACCTGATCTGGGAAAGGATAAGGGAATTAAAGAAAAAAGGGGTCACTGTGCTTCTTACCACGCATTACATGGACGAGGCGGAGAAGCTTTGCGACCGACTGGTGATCATGGATAAGGGAAGGATCGTTGCAGAGGGCGCGCCATCGAAGCTTATCGCAGACGAGGTCGGCAGCGAGGTCGTTGAGATCGATGAGCCGAACGATGATATGGAGAGATTCGTCATAGAAAGGGGATGGGACCATGAGAGGACGGCAGACCGTCTTTTGATCTATGCCAATTGTTGCGAGGACATCGCATCCCAGGTAAAGGAGAGGTTTGGGCCCGTCACCATCACCATCAGGAGAGCGACGCTTGAGGATGTGTTCCTCAGGCTTACAGGAAGGGGGCTGGTTGATTGA